In Salvia splendens isolate huo1 unplaced genomic scaffold, SspV2 ctg615, whole genome shotgun sequence, a single genomic region encodes these proteins:
- the LOC121790761 gene encoding serine/arginine-rich splicing factor SR45a-like: MSYSRRSSYRSPSPYYKRYSRSFSRSPIPSRSRSRSYDSSDAENPGNNLYVTGLSARVTKRDLEKHFSTEGKVEDVHLVVDPRTRESRGFGFVTMSSLKEAERCIKYLDRSVLEGRVISVEKARRRRGRTPTPGRYLGLKTTVHERRRSPSYSPYSRSRSPCYSSERDRSRSRSYSPCYRRRRRSYSPYYRQHRRSYSIGRSNSPLYYRPRRSSYTRSHSPSYSRSPVSRRDRSYSPYDRDYSPDSPYYRRRYRDYSPEDRYYRRSRYRSISPRYRRSSKRSYSRSLTSRSYSRSVSPTPTRDVSPSLMKCLKRSQSPRKRAPSRTSRSHSRSASASSSSPSASKSVSPRR; the protein is encoded by the exons ATGTCATACTCGAGGAGATCAAG TTACAGATCCCCTTCACCTTACTACAAGCGCTACAGCAGGTCTTTCTCGAGGTCTCCAATTCCATCAAGGAGTAGGTCAAG GAGCTATGATTCCAGTGATGCTGAGAATCCAGGAAATAATCTGTATGTCACCGGACTTTCGGCACGTGTGACAAAGAGAGACCTGGAGAAGCATTTCTCAACTGAAGGGAAG GTTGAAGACGTCCACCTTGTTGTTGATCCGCGGACGAGGGAATCGCGTGGTTTTGGTTTTGTGACTATGTCTTCTTTGAAGGAGGCCGAACGCTGCATCAAATACTTGGACCGGTCTGTCCTTGAAGGCAGGGTTATATCTGTGGAGAAG GCTAGACGACGGAGGGGACGGACACCTACTCCAGGAAGGTATCTTGGGCTTAAAACAACAGTTCATG AGCGTCGGCGTTCTCCTAGCTACTCGCCTTATTCTAGAAGCCGTTCACCTTGCTATTCGTCTGAAAGGGATAGGAGCCGCAGCAGATCATACTCTCCCTGCTACCGTAGACGTCGCAGATCATACTCTCCCTATTACCGCCAACACCGCAGATCTTACTCAATTGGGAGGTCGAACTCTCCATTGTATTACAGGCCCAGGAGGTCATCGTATACCCGTTCCCATTCTCCATCTTATAGCAGATCTCCTGTAAGCAGGCGTGACCGTTCCTACTCCCCTTACGATAGGGACTACTCGCCTGACAGCCCATATTACAGAAGGCGCTACAGAGATTACTCTCCTGAGGATCGATACTATAGAAGGAGCCGCTACCGGAGCATTTCGCCTAGGTATCGCCGGTCTAGCAAGAGGAGTTACTCGCGCAGCCTTACCTCTAGGAGCTACTCTAGAAGTGTGTCCCCAACTCCAACGAGGGACGTGTCTCCAAGTTTGATGAAGTGCTTGAAGAGGAGTCAGTCACCACGCAAACGTGCACCTTCGCGAACGTCGAGAAGCCATTCTAGGAGTGCTAGTGCATCTTCGTCCTCCCCATCTGCGTCCAAATCTGTTAGTCCTAGGCGTTAG